The Thermasporomyces composti region CCGCATGCCACGCTGCAGCGACTCCGCGACGTTCTCCGCCGCCTGCCGCCACACGTTGCAGGTGAGGAAGAGGGTCTCGCCGTCCTTCCACTCACCGGCCTGACGGTCATAGGTACGCGGTGTCGACGCGACCCGGAAGTTCGCGACCGCCGCACCAGAAGGGGTGAAACGCAGCTCCGGGTCGTCGACCAGGTTGCCGACGAGCGTGATGACGGTGTCCCCTGCCATGGTCGTCTCCTGTTCAGCGGGCGTCTGGTCGAATGACCTTAGTCCGCAGCACCGACTCGTTCAGGGACAGCTGACGATCGAGCTCCTGGACGACCGACGGCTCGCACGACAGGTCGATCACCGCGTAGATGCCCTCGGACTTCTTCTTGATCTCGTACGCCAACCGGCGGCGACCCCACACGTCGACCTTCTCCACCGTGCCGCCACCCTGGCGGACGAGGGAGAGGTACTGCTCGAGCGACGGCGCGACGGTGCGCTCCTCGAGGTCGGGGTCGAGGATCAGCATGATCTCGTAGCGACGCATGCGAAGCTCCACCTCCTTTGGACTCGGGCGGCCACGGTCCTTCCGTGGCAGGAGGGCGTGCGTCTCGCCGCGGGGTTGTCGTGAGCTGGTCGACGGACGATCGCGGCGCAGCGGCCCAGGATAGCCGACGCGGCCGGCCCGCACCTAACCCGCACGCCCGCGCCCGTACTCTCTAGCACCTCGTCCCGGCGGGCCGCGACGCGCCCACGTGTCGGCCGTGCGGTGAGAGTTCGACCCGGCGTGGTCCCGGCGGCGCGTCGTCCTCGGCTCACCATGATCGGCCACCGACGACGGCGGGCCGGCGGCGGGGTGTCCGCGTCGCCTCCTACAGTCGGGGCATGACCAGCGTGCCCCTCGGCGCTCACGTCGACCAGGAGGACCCCATCGAGGAGGCGCGGCGCCGCTCCGCCGACGTCGCGCAGTTCTTTCTCGGCGACCCTCAGGGCTGGAAGGGTCCGGTGATCGCCTACCCCGGCGGAGCGGACGCCTTGGCAGCGGCCGCCGCGCAGGCCGGTGTCGGGCTGTACGTCCACGCGCCGTACGTGATCAACGTCGCGACGACCAACAACCGGATCCGCATCCCGTCCCGCAAGCTGCTCCAGCAGACCCTCGACGCCGCCGCCGCGATCAACGCCCGCGGCGTGGTCGTGCACGGCGGCCACGTGCTGAAGAACGACGACCCGCAGGCCGGCTTCGACAACTGGCGCAAATGCGTCGAACGGCTCGAGATCCGCTGTCCCCTCTTGATCGAGAACACCGCCGGCGGCGACAACGCCATGGCTCGTCGCCTGGAACGGATCGCCAGGCTGTGGGAAGCCGTCAGCGCGGCGGACACCGACGGCATGGTCGGCTTCTGCCTCGACACCTGTCACTTCCACGCCGGTGGAGAGGAGCTCGCCACCGTCGTCGACCGGGTGAAGAGCATCACCGGACGGATCGACCTCGTGCACGCCAACGACTCGCAGGACGCCGCCGGCTCGGGGCGCGACCGGCACGCCAACCTCGGGTCCGGCCAGATCGCACCGGAGGACCTCGTCGCGGTCGTCCGGGCCGCCGGCGCACCGGCGATCGTGGAGACCCCCGGCGGTGCCGAGGGACAAGCCGCCGACATCGCCTGGCTTCGCGAGCGGCTCGACGCTGCGTGACCGCTCCTCGCTGGCTTGCCCGGCCTGCCCCACGGCGCTGCGGAGCCGGGTAGCCTCGCCTGCGTGGCTCTGCGCGTTCGTACCCTCACCCCCGAGGAACACCTGGCATTCCTCAACACCCTCGACTCGGCGAGCTTTCTGCAGACACCCGCGTGGGGAGTGGTCAAGCGGGAGTGGCGGTCGGAGTCGATCGGGTGGGT contains the following coding sequences:
- the rpsF gene encoding 30S ribosomal protein S6, translating into MRRYEIMLILDPDLEERTVAPSLEQYLSLVRQGGGTVEKVDVWGRRRLAYEIKKKSEGIYAVIDLSCEPSVVQELDRQLSLNESVLRTKVIRPDAR
- a CDS encoding deoxyribonuclease IV; this encodes MTSVPLGAHVDQEDPIEEARRRSADVAQFFLGDPQGWKGPVIAYPGGADALAAAAAQAGVGLYVHAPYVINVATTNNRIRIPSRKLLQQTLDAAAAINARGVVVHGGHVLKNDDPQAGFDNWRKCVERLEIRCPLLIENTAGGDNAMARRLERIARLWEAVSAADTDGMVGFCLDTCHFHAGGEELATVVDRVKSITGRIDLVHANDSQDAAGSGRDRHANLGSGQIAPEDLVAVVRAAGAPAIVETPGGAEGQAADIAWLRERLDAA